The Melospiza georgiana isolate bMelGeo1 chromosome 1, bMelGeo1.pri, whole genome shotgun sequence genome contains the following window.
TCTCTCTTGTTGCCATTGTTGCTGCTCTCCAATTTGAATTCTAGTTATTACTTCCCAGGAGttaatatatcttttttttttttttttttttttttaatcacataCATTCTTCCCTCACAAGCAGCTGGATGCAGGTTCAGGGAGAATGAAACACTAGAAAGTCTGAAAGATCCTGTGACTCTGGAAATTCTTACCTTGCCTTACTTTTCTGGCCCTCTTTTTCTCAAAGACGATCAATCATTTAGGAAATTATGGGTAATTTTACATAGCAACTAATCTTTAGTAACCTTTCCTTCAAAAAGATGTTTTTGGATGCTGTTTTGAGACTGGCTTTTTTCCCATTCATTGCTGGCATTAGATGCCACACTTGCATTTTTGTATAAATACTGTTTTTTCAAGTGTAAGGCCTCTGTTATTGGTACAGATGATTCTCTGTCCTCAATATCTATTCTTTCATGAAAAACCTGGTCATTGGAACTATTTATCATTACTGAGTGATGTGGTGGGAAAATCCCCCATACTAAATACACCTCAGAATTGGGTGGTACCAAGGGAAGGGTTAAACTTCAGCCCAATTTATTTAGGTCGTGCAAAGGTGACCTTAATAAACTTCACCCCATTTTGTTTACATCATGACTTCTCAACCTAAAGACTCTGTAACTGAAAAACCCCAGATATAAAAGATGCTATTAGGATTGgggacataaaaaaaaaaaaaaaggaaaacggtattgaatttaaaaaacaaagtacTGCTTGCTGGTTTACAAAGAGTCTATAACACTGATAAAATCTTCGGAAACCaatgtgctgcttttttttttttgcttttttttttttcccctctctccatgCCCTTCTTTATTTTGGCTTCATCTCCACCCGGGAGTTCATATCATCCCCTTCCAGGTCATACTCTTCTACTTGGCCACTGGTCCACACCTTCATGCGGTCCGTGAGGTCGCTGGTTCTGGGTGCCAGGATGAAGTCGTAAATCAGGGCAGCACTTGCTCCTCCAATGATTGGGCCAACCCAGAAAATCTGGAACACAAATCCAAGCAATTGCATCAGGTCTTTCTGCATCTGAAGCTCCTCTGAGTATTTTCACAGTGAAATTTTGCAGCCCGTCGACCTGAATGGTTACTTAACCATGCGGAATTAAAACCAGGAATTTGTCACCATGAGAGGTGAATAACTGTGACTATGCTGTAAAATTGTGATATTTAAAACCAGTTGTCTATTGCTAAAACATCTCTGCTACCCCATATAGAGCTGGCAGGGGAGCATAGTTTCTAAAACAACAGGGCATTAGTTTCCATTCTCCTATTGAATTCCAGTCATAGGTGAACTTGAAAGTAATACTTAACGAGAACTTAATTAGGGGCTTAATTTGACACTAGATGCTGCTTAGCTGGTGATATTGCTGTGATTGAACTGGCCTGAccacttaagaaaattaaaatttagaaGGAGAGGtaataaaaggaattttaaattttagtaGAAAAGTTGATTTTGTTAGAAATAACAGAAGATATTGAAGACTTTGCAGGGCCAAAGCACTACTGAGTCTGGAAACTCTTTTATTTAGCAATATCAGTAGTTTAACACAAATTATTACATCTATCTTCCTCTGTATCTATAAAGGATAataattttcctattaaattctgaaaatatcAGCTCCTCACTTAGTTACTTCCCTTTAATGTCCTAATAATAATGCTCAAGTGGTGTAGACTGCCAAAATTTCCCCAGGGTCCTCCTTTTATGTTTTACTCTTTAGATGAAAATGGAATCTGTATCCAAAATTTTCACAACCCCATTCTATTACCGCTAAATTTCCTGTGTGACCTGTGACTATGCAACTGGCTGCCAAAATCACGAGTTGGAGAATTGGAACAATCCCCATTTTATATACTCAAGAACACATGTTCATTTACAACTTTATATCAAGCTTTTTTATTGAGCTTCAGTGAAATAACTAAATTTTTGTGAAGACCCTCATTTTAACCACATTTAAACACAAGGACTAATCTAAAATTTATAGTGTTTCCAGAGCACTTATCCTTGAAAACACATAAGCAGACACTCAGCTTTAAGAGGGTGAACATTTTATCAGCTGTTAAATATTGGATGATCTGTTTCAGTTAATAAACATGCTTAAGAATCTTTCTAAATTGGGTTTTACCAGATTAAGGAGTAGCATTTtacaaattaaatttaaacaataaataaacaGTACAGGATTCTGTGTAATAAGGCTTAAACAATTAAAATGTTTgaagtaaataaatataaagTGGAATAACCAGAGAAAATCTACTGTATTACTTTAGGCACAGAGACTGAATGAGCCTGAGGACTTTTTTGTTTGCCTGAGGGTGGTCAGGATGTAAAGGAGAATATTCTTTGTTAGGTGAAATGGAAATGCCAACTCTTTGACTTTGTCCTAATGATAGGTGTTGAAATGTTTCTGATCTTGTAGGTTATGTGTTTTTCAGACCCTCTTGTGAGTTAAACAAATTTACTCAACTTACCCAGTGGTCTTGAAAGTTGTTGGCGATGAGCGCTGAGCCGAAAGATCTGGCTGGGTTAATTCCACAGCCGGTGTAATCAATCTAGGAGGCGGAGAGAGAACCACAGGTGAGGCATAGATGAAGCTTCCCCATCATCTCACTGGCCCACCCCGAGGTGGGAGAGGGCAGATATAACCTTATAAAGAGGTTATATCTTATAAAGAGGCTAAAACTTACAGCCAGAAGATGGCCCAAGGCAACGGAGAGACCGATGGCCAAAGGCGCCGATCCCGAGACATCGTTCCTTCTCCGGTCTGTGGTGGCCAGGACACACAGCACCAGCTGGAAGGTGGCAATGATTTCAATTCCCAGCCCTTGGCCTGCATTGATTCCTTCTGAAAGCTGCATGgaggcaggaaggaaaatgtTATTTCATATTCCTGCATGACTTCATGCAGTGTAACAAAGTTCTGAGGTATCTATTTCTTCAATATGAACATGAACATCCATTTCCCTCCTGGGGTTCCTTTTGCTTaacagggggaaaaagagggagaaataGAAAAAACTGAAGAGAAGTTAGTTTTGAAACACTGCCTGCTGTACTCCAGCCTAGGCATAAgcagttgtttgtgttttttttgaGTGCTTGCTTCTCCCAGCCAAGGTGAACACTCAGCCACTGGGCACAGTGTGAGTGGAATTATCTATGTGTGAGAAACAAACCAGCCAGAGAGTCACCTCCAGCAGAGTTTACTTTTCAGAAGTGAACTGTGGTGCCTTAGGACAGTCACTCATTGCTTCAAGAACTTCCACATTAATATTAAGATATTACTGTTCCACCTAGACTGTAAATTAATATGCCCCAGGAAATACCCTGAGATTTCCACAGAGTTTATGGGGGACTGGTAGATGTGACAGAAGACCAAAAGTATGTAAAACATCTCTAGATATGAACATTTACTTAATGTATCTCTAATTTGCACAGATAATGGTGTAGTCAGTGGAGATGAGATCCATTCACCTGATGAAATGAAGGAGATCATTTGAAAGctctgtcttttcttttaatagatCTCATTTGACTACTAAGAGCTTAGACACCTAATTCACAGCTGAGCTACTTTTTGGTGCCTTAGACTCAAACTGAAGCTCATTTAACTTCTTTaggatacattaaaaaaatcccgaGTTAAGGAATCCAAAGGGGCTGATGGGAGTGCTTGAATTTCCTGCTGAAGTGAATTATCTAGAAAAACTGAAACTGTCAGAGATAAATATTCCAATGGAATTATTAGTCATGAAATCAGCAGAGTTTCTTGTAAGTGCTGTAGAGCATATTGAAACCATGGTGATTCACTTAAATGGACACTACAGAGCAGAAATGCTGTCATATTTCAGGAGTACTGCTAAAATTTTGTTCCTAACAGGAAACCATGGAGGTAAACCATTTGATGTTAAAGCAAGTTTTGAGTTCTGCTTTTAATCGCTGTATTCAGTGGTGTCTCCATTAAGTCAAGGCAAGTCTGTTACTGAGCTGAATAACTTGATGTTAAGCAGAAATAACTCACTTGTATGGATGGGATGAAACATGAGCTTGGCCAAAGGCCAGAGAACTGAGAATGAGACTTAGAGTAGGAAGCAAACACTGCAAAACTTGTATTAATTTGTGCTATCAGTGGGTTATCACATCTGTCAGAGCCCCTGCATTAAAAACTGCTGGGTTATTCGTGGCAAAAAACATAATTACATGTTGTTGTGACCTGTCCAGAACAATGAAACCACGGGAAATCCTGCTGTTAATCTGATTTTGTGGTTTATGCCCTAATTTCCCCAAAGctaatatttaaaaatccttaaaaCTTCTAGATGACAAACTGAACTATTTCACCTTCCACAGGTGCTGTTCACATTTCCTGTTTCTTCTCTGTAGCAAAGTTTAATATAAAATTCctaagcaatgaaaaaaattaatttgagtCTTTCCTCAGcataaatctgatttttaaatccTGCTATTCTGAAGCACTGATAATGTATTTTTATAGCTTGTTCTTTAACATGCAGGAGTGATATCCTCTGAACTGGAAATAGTTTATTCACTAATAGAAAGGAATTCTGGTTGAAAGGATGGGTATTTTGGTTCCTCCAGCATCCACAGAGTAGAAACTGAACTCCATTAATGAAACCTTTATCATTATTAGGATTTATACGTGAGAAGTGTGAGTCTGACATAAATGCATCTATACAAGATGCACTGAAATTTTTAGATCTAGAAATTCCTGCTTGATATCTCTGAATTAATATTCTGTTGCTTTtgttagttttaaaaataagcaaatttttttttcacagtagaAACTGTGGCATTTTTGTCTCTCAACAAATTAGGCTTCCAATGTTCTTCCTTGTATCAAAACTAATTTAAGACTCTGGACTCTGTACCCTCTGGAAAATCTTATCTCACGTTTGGAAGGCCAAATGGCCAAACTTAAAAGCCAGGTAGCAAATAAGTGACTGATGTGCACATGGCCAAAAGCAGATAAGAAACCAAATTCTTTTCAATCATAATGCAACCCCAGAGAACCCAGAGCTGAGGTCTGACacatcaatgtttgcatttgaCAAAGccttgacattttaaaatattaaacgCTGGCCAGCCATTGGGCTTTCCCTTCATTTGAAGGGCTTCTATAAAAGACAATAAGagcaaaattattctttaaaaaccTGTGATAATCCTTATCTTTGAGAGGAGGAAATCATATTCTTCCTTTCCCTCCAGGAAAAACACATCCTACAGCTGACGTGGCTTGAGGTCATTCTCCCTGCTAATCAACACTCATTGATGGGCTGAGTGGGATCAAAGAAAACCTGGAAATATCATAGGAAACCTTTTGCTTTCCTCCAGCCATGTAATTTTACACAGCCTGCCAGAAACATTAAGATTCTACTGTGAGAGCAAGGACTCTGGGCCGTGCTCCAAAATGGGACAAACCCAGGCAAACCTTGGATGCCCTGCTTTGATGGGGCCTGTGGATCTGCAGTGTGTAAGTAGGATAGTAAATATTAactaaatttaaatatttattaaatatataatatataaattttctGTAGGATAACAGAATATTTATTTGACTCCTTATCAGAGGTAATTTATCACTGCAGCATCAGCCTGGACCATCCATGGTACACATGGAACAGCACCAGTGTTCACCATCCCAAGCACACCACAGAAAAGCTTTAGAAAGGGAAAATACAAAGGTATATTCCTTTCTGTCAAGTTAAAATTTACATGTGCATATTTATAgttagttatagttatagttatagttagtTATAGTTAACGTTATACTTATATCATCCTCATTCACAGAGGATTTGCAATTCTTACCCAGATAACATTTTGCACCTTTTGAATCTGCTTGTTTGAGCTCTTGACAGAACCAAGGAGGCACAACCAACATGGGTTTGTCATCCTCttcttgtattttctttatGTTATTCAGATTTTTAAGGAAAGTTTGAACTTTTGTGGAAGATTTTGTAGAATATCAGACTCCAGAAGCTTCAATGATGTCTAAAACTTAATCTGAATTTAGTAGGAAGCTGTACCACACTTTAGAGAACTGACTAAAAATCAACAGCTGTTCTTAACATCTGCCCATTCTGTTGCTGAGAATATCCAAAATACAAGGCGTCCAATATCTCTGGTTCCTAAATAGACAAAATAATGCTTTGAAACGTGACACAGCCACTTCTAGTGCAGTGTTGGGGTGAAGAGGACCCTCTCCAGTGACCTGTGCCCACACTGCAATGCCTTTTTCCCTGCACTGATACCTTTTAGCAGTGGTCATAGGGTGTGCAGACTGACACTGCATGTGTCCTTGATGCATCTGCTGGCAAATCTTTGACATCTTCTCTTTGCAGTCCAATAATCCTCATTAAGGTAACAGAAAAATTGTCAGAGGGcagagaacagcacagaaaCTCCCTGAGGTTTTTCAGGCTTCAGATCTGGGACACCTGAGGAGTGGATTGAGAGCTTTGAGGAACCAAACATGCTCTAAGGGGTTAAATGAAACACACAAGCCCGTATTCATCTCCAAGAGAGTCTACATaggcttcttttccttttttgttcaCATGAATAATTCCACTCAACTTCATTTCTAATGTCAGTGTTTTGACAGCAGAAGCACCAGAAACACACATAAGAATCACTGGCAAGATGGGAGAGCTGTCTGTGGACACATTTTTATGATCAGCTGAATCAAtcttggctgcagcagcttgcAGTGAGTAATTCCCACTCTACCTCACAGCTCCCTGACAAGAAGCAGAACATGCAGACACCCCAagggatgtgcatcctcctGTGAGCTGAATTCCACCATTCTCAGCCTTAACAATCCCATGGttaatatttttatgattttcggatttttccctctcagtTCACTGTGAATCTGAACAAGGTCATGGAATAAAAATGTACCAGAATTCAGTAAATGAACAGAAGTCACATCTTATTCAGAAAACTCCTGAGATGCACCAGATTGGAAACTAAGGAAGCACTGAAGGCACAGTGGCTCAAGAGACATTCAAATGAAGAACAttaaaccccccaaaaaattatCTAGACATGAACATGAGAGCAATTAGTTGAGAAGAACACCTGCTTTATATCTTAGGAAATGGGCAGTGGCCACATCACTTCCAGCTCTCCATAACATCACACAGGAGATGGGAACTACAGAATTTGTTTCCCAGAAGTGCCACGTTTAGCTGACTGCCTCCCACAGCAATCATTTGGGCAAATTAATGgcatgttttctttccttttgaattttttttaatttttttttttttttttttttttttttaggacaGGATATTTATGAGTTGTCCGCCTTCGGAAGAGAAACGGGGACAGGAAATTAAACTGGCCCAAGGTAAACCCCACTGTGTACTTCTCTAGTGGCttcatatttttctcattaCCAGAGAAAGTATATCAAGTTCAAACCTGTTTCCCGTTATATGGATAAGACACTTTGTTATGCAAGGTGGTTCCACCACGTGGGATGGGCTGAGCTCCATCTCATCCAACAAACCCTCAGCCCTGGATTGGAGCTTCCAGGGCCCAGCTTCCTTTCATATAACAGGGATTAGTTTCTCAttgttccagaaaaaaaaaaataattaaaaaaagaggaCTCTGGTATTGCAAAAGTCTATTTTTCAGTAGGGGAATGTCAGCTTTGCCCATTCTTATGAAAAACCAGAGCAAGCCCTGCCTGCTGGTGTGGTTTGGAGGAAGAAAATTTAAGCCACAGCATTTAAAATGGCTGGGACTTCTCTTCCTTGCATATCCTCACCATCTCACCTAAATTATTACCTTTTGCCTGCCTTggcatttttcttaaaattagcTTTTTATTCAAGTAAATTCTTGCCATcttacagcattttttttcttatagcTTAAAATTTCCCTTCTTTGACGTTTCTTATTTTACTGAATAAGGAAAACTCTTCACAATAGCTTAGATGGTTCAGTTTCTCTTCTTCCCCCTCCTCTTTTGAAATATTAATCATTCTTTTTTATGCCAACTAGCTATTTAAGTGTGTGGCTGGCAAAGTTCTTTAATGGGATGTTCTACAAATGTAATCTCAGAAATTCATCTCCCTACTTCCCTCCAAGCCACATCCCACTGTCTTGCCTGTCATTTTGTTTGACTTTTCTCACTCTTTCAGCTCCAACTCAGTCATTAAAACAACTTGATGGTTTCCATATTGATAACATACCTTTATTCTCCTGGAAGTCTATCCCACATCTCCATAGCTATAAACCTTGAGTCACAGTCAGAATTGATTCAGAGATTCATCCCTGGCTGTTTAACTACAGTTATTCACTTCTACCCTTGCTATTTAACAGTATCACTACAAAATTGATGTTTCTGTACCCATTAATTGAATATTAGGGATTCAGGGAGTgcaaaaatctcatttctttaGTAAGGAGAGACAGGCAAAGATCCAAAGAGTTTCACTTAAAATTATACGACAGGAGGACTCAGAAGCTGCTTATAAATTAGCTTTGGACTGTATCCTACATCAACAATGGAAGCATTCAGCAGAACCTGGGGACAAAACACATTGTCCTCTGCTAGATTATCCCTCCTATAAATACAGCCTTAAGAGCTCTAAAGGGGACTCATTCAATTCCCAGAGCAGAAATCATATTTTCCGTTCCTCAGGCAGCAGACACCCTCCAGGAACgaggcccagctccctcctcccaccCTCTGCAGGCTGAGGAGAAGCTATCCAGGGCTTTGTGTTATATATGGAGAGAAAGAGGGGAGAATGATTATTGTATTAAACCAGAGCACATAAAATTCGTGTGTCAGACCAAGATAGGCAGTAAAAGTTCCTCTACAGGACTTGTTTTCAGCACAGCTGGTCAGAcacagacaattttttttctttacacttTTACTTTTTTGATGTGCCTCTGGGAAAGTTGCTTGggataaacttttttttttcttgttgttaaATGTTGCTGCTGAGAAATAAACAACTTCTATTCAGAGGATGAGGAATTGTgaggttttgtattttttttttcctttacccAGCAACACCCAAGCAAATAGTTAATTTTCTGTAATAGTTGAAGCACTCATTTATACCACAGAGCATTTTATTATCTCCTCTATTACCAGCCCAGAAGGATATAGCATTTCAGTGGGAATTTTGGGCATATGTGAATTTTGAGCCAAATAGAATCATCCTTTTTATGTTGTTACTGGAATAACACCTGGATTTGCACAAACCTCACTTTATGGCTGTTGGCAATTCCACCAAAGTAATattcattttatatttctaGACAAACTCCAGCAAATCTGTGAAGTTCTCAAAAATTATGAGCCATAAATAAGCATTGAACACTTGGCATTTCCATGGGGTTAAAAACCAGCTCTGAGCCTGCGCAATGCATTTCAGGAATTGGGGGAACAATTCCAGCTCCTCCATTCCTCCACCTTTCTCATCAAGCAAGAAATCCTAACAAAGGAACGAAAAGGGGCCAAACCTGACCTTACCCACTCCAAGccctcaggaggagctgtgtgtgtaaATGTGCAAGGAAACATGCCACATTTCTGCTCTGAAAGCCTCCATTGACTCCACTTGGCGCAGAATTAGCCTGGAAAAGTTGAGTTTTCTGTGACACCTCCCAGTGGTTCCTAGAGAGGGGATGCTCAGGACTCGTCCAGGATTTCTTTACTCCTTTCTAGTCTAGGAGTTGTGCCTTGCAGAGCTCCCAGGCCACATTTCTGCCCTCCTGCTGTTTATAGTTTCCTCCAGGATGCCTGTCAGGCTCTGTATATTTGATTTAACAGGTTGATGTCGTGCCTCAGCCTCAGATCTCCTCAGTTCAAGGAAGCTGCAGCAGTCAAacaccagccctggctctggatGCCAGGAAGATCAGCATTTCCCCATCAATTACGCATTAATAAATACTCAGGGCTCAGAATGTTCTCAGCCAGGCCAGAAAAACCTCCAGGAGACAATTGTGGTACCAGGTAAAGACCCCTCTGTTATTGAATTCTTTCCATTAAGCTGGAGAATGGACAAATCAGCAAAAATGTACTACTGCCCTAAAGAAAACAGGCAATTTCCTCTGGagacaaacagaaaatttttcaggggctatcttttcttcctttagTACTTTTGatatgctttaaaaatgcttcaCTTAAAAATATCTATACAGATAGTGATAGTTTTTAGGATTCTCTGATTAAAGAAATGGTATTCTCAGCTCCCTGAAGGTTTACATTAACTGCTAAAACCCACGAGCCCTGCTGCAAAAAcctagttgtttttttttttttttcttatcattGCACCAATTTAACCAGATTTAATCATATTCATTCTCTTGCTGCGGGCATTTCCATTTGTTCTCGGGCTGTGGTCCTGACCATGTCAGATCTTGCTTCAGAACCCACACCcattattagattttttttttaactttccaattaatttagattaaaaatttaaatttggaTTTATCTCATCTGAAGAATCTTTCTGTCCATCTGTCTCTGGTGTGTGAGTGTGTTTGGGGGTGTGCAAACACATAACACACAGAACACCCAAATATATTTGGTGTAATCAGAGAACTCTGTGGAAAGGAAACCAATTTAAATGGTTTATTTGCCACTCAGGAAGGCTGGTGGCAAAATGAATTTTACTTAAATCTTACTTAGTCTGACTGTTGATCTAACACAGTAAAGAAATCATTCCCTGAAAATCCCACTCCACTTGTATTACAATATTAACTAACTAACCAAATTAATAGTTTTTTACATCTATGGCGACTCACTGTTTTAAACACTTCTGTGCATCCTTTTCAGGAATTTATACCATTTCTAAGTAGAAATAAGTGAAGAAAACTTTTAGTTTGAGGCCTGCAGATCATTTCCAAATGCTCATCCTTGGATCCACTGGCACAAAACCCACTTTGATCTTCTCTGTTCTAGCACAAAAggacagggctgcaggaggatgagcaccaagggcctctccttgtcccagaaaagctgtgctgctgcatccctCCAAAATCCTGGGGTATGGCTCGATTATTGGTGAGGCGCTAAGCAAATCCTCATGGAAATGGAAATCAGATAAAAAGCTCTGAGATCTGAGATAAGGATTCGAGCCATAACCCCAGATTCTCTGGGGGATGGGTGATAACCATCAGGTTTACATCTCAGCCCAGATGTTTCTGCTGTCACTGTGTGAACCCATTAAAAAGAGGCCGAGACCGTGGCCAGTTCTGAGCAGGTGCCTTTCCTGTGTcccacctgccctgcctggggcccCTCAGGACAATGCTGGCGAGCCTTGAAAGCCCTCTGCTGCAAAAACTGACAGTGAACAATGAGCTATTGTTGTGGCAGTCTttgttaagaaataaaaatcccagATCTGTGTCATGTACGGGAACCATTTTGCTCATTACAAAAATGCAGCTTGTGAATGTTGGAGTCCTCCAGCATGCAGAAGCAAGGTTGTCAGAAGAAGCCTAATCTGGATCAAAAATAGGCAGGGCAGAGGGCAGAGACAGGGAGAATTAAGCTTCTCACTATCCTAGATTTGAGAAAGGCACAAAATATTAtcttcattgaaaaaaaaataaaataagttatCCAAGGATTTTTCAATAAGCACTAAAGGTCAGGATCTCAGCTGCGTGTCTCGTCcatccagcagcacctctggagcTGCAATTTTCCACAGTGActcagaggaaaagcagcatcaCTTACTCAATTGTCCCCTCACACTGTCAAGCTCTCAGTTTATTTTGGATGTTCTTCCAACTGGAGCTGGCTTTGTTTAATTGGAGGTTGGAGAACGGGCTCGAAGGGCGCGGGCACGAGGAGCCGGGGAAATCACAAGGCAAACACTGAGTCACCCAGGGCAACCAGGCAAGTCCTGCTCCCCATGGTGAGAAGGCCACTGGTGGGCACCAAATGTGGGGAGTGTGGTGATTCCCCATGAGGAATCCCCTCTGAAACAAGTTCCTAAAGGATGGGAAGGATCCAATGGGGAATATCAGGACAAACATTTCAGTGCTGGCCCATAAACACCAGCAAAAGGTGTGGCAGGTCTCAACTACATGAAAGGGAATTCCCGCTGCTGGTGCAACATTATGTTTGCACTGGAAATGCAAATTGGGAATTTATCGGGAGAAAATTCACCAGCATGGATGCCCTAGAGGTAAGACCATCTGCAGATGACAAGGATCTTATCACATCATATGCTCCACTATCTTGGGAACAAAAGATTCTTCATTTTCCCCAAGTAGCAGAATAAGACCTGGAACATGTAGACagtaaaggaaagaaaacctaAAAATCTCCAGCATTCAGGTTCCAATTTGCTCTGATGCTGCTGGATCCCAATCCAGCTCAGTGGGAGTAGTTATGGAAAAAGGACtctttcccatccctggaagtgtccaaggccaggttggacagggcagctgggacagtggaaggtgtccctgcccatggcaggggttggatctttagggtctcttccaacccgagctattccatgattctgtgctCCTGTGGCGCGCCTTTGGTGAGGCTGGAAGGTCAAAGCAGCAGATGCTGGCCTGGCATGAGGAGTCAAAGACAGCAAAAACCTCCTTTTTCCCTGCCCTTGAGCAATCCAGAGCTGGACACGGGGAGTTTATCCCCAAAGGACATGGTGTGCACCACCTGTGCCACGGCTGATCCTGAcgtgggcagccccagggagcagcatggacacagcccagccagTCACAGCAGAAATTCAAAGGGCGTTCCAGCAACAAGCAAATCTCCATGCTCCAGGAATAGCATCCACATGAATATTCACCTGTCTTAAAATGACCTCTGAATCCACTGACCACAGATCTCCTCTGGCTTTTCCAGAGAGCTCCTTAGTTACACAAACAACATTTATCAGTTCACTGGGTGTTTTCTAAACTCAAGGCCTCCTATTTGTTATTcttggttgtttttcttttctctttatctACCCGAGCAACGTT
Protein-coding sequences here:
- the AQP1 gene encoding aquaporin-1, whose product is MASEFRKKIFWRAVVAEFLAMSLFIFISIGSALGFQFPVVANKTSTRSQDNVKVSLAFGLSIATMAQSVGHISGAHLNPAVTLGLLLSCQISIFKALMYILAQCLGAVVATAILSGVTSSLPGNSLGLNALSEGINAGQGLGIEIIATFQLVLCVLATTDRRRNDVSGSAPLAIGLSVALGHLLAIDYTGCGINPARSFGSALIANNFQDHWIFWVGPIIGGASAALIYDFILAPRTSDLTDRMKVWTSGQVEEYDLEGDDMNSRVEMKPK